Proteins encoded together in one Alkalihalobacillus sp. TS-13 window:
- a CDS encoding cyclopropane-fatty-acyl-phospholipid synthase family protein, translating to MATNKFSVIAHRNHEICNPISKEKLRATMDRIPFSSGDKVLDIGAGKCGVLINLIERHNVVGTAIEIEEDFIKAARQSAGQRIDPGQLRILNNDAKKVIGELDEVFNAAICLGATHALGNYRLTLEKMSEVVKPGGYLLAGEGYWKKEPEAAYLEALGATKEELLTHHENIAVGEELGLIPMWAHVTSEDEWDAYEWLYSSSMEKYCLENSDDPDVAAMRDRIRKWRSTYLRWGRDTLGFGLYLFYKS from the coding sequence ATGGCGACAAACAAATTTTCCGTCATCGCGCACCGTAACCATGAAATCTGCAATCCGATCAGTAAGGAAAAGCTGAGGGCAACAATGGATCGTATCCCATTCAGCAGCGGGGATAAAGTACTCGATATCGGAGCAGGCAAATGTGGCGTGCTGATCAATTTGATCGAGCGCCATAATGTGGTGGGCACAGCCATTGAGATTGAAGAAGATTTTATAAAAGCTGCTCGTCAAAGTGCGGGTCAGCGGATTGATCCAGGTCAATTACGAATTTTGAATAACGATGCGAAAAAAGTGATAGGCGAGCTCGATGAAGTGTTCAATGCTGCGATTTGCCTGGGGGCGACGCATGCTCTCGGGAACTATCGGCTCACTCTGGAGAAAATGAGTGAAGTAGTAAAGCCCGGCGGATACCTGCTGGCCGGTGAAGGGTACTGGAAAAAGGAACCTGAAGCGGCGTATCTGGAGGCGCTAGGAGCGACTAAAGAAGAGTTGCTGACCCATCATGAGAACATTGCGGTGGGCGAAGAGCTTGGTTTGATTCCGATGTGGGCGCATGTGACAAGTGAGGATGAGTGGGACGCATATGAGTGGCTATACTCTTCTTCGATGGAGAAGTATTGTCTGGAGAATTCCGATGATCCAGACGTGGCCGCGATGCGCGACCGGATCCGGAAGTGGCGTTCAACCTATCTGCGCTGGGGGAGGGATACCCTCGGATTCGGTCTGTATTTGTTTTATAAAAGTTGA
- a CDS encoding four-carbon acid sugar kinase family protein, producing the protein MRERVGIIADDFTGANDTGVQLAKKGFLTSVMVNIDKMESKHQNDVVIIDTNSRSLTNKGAYEAVHHAASFYLENQVNFVYKKIDSTLRGNIGSEISAVDQVLNPDLVVIAPAYPKMGRTTKDGKHYVDGELVSDTEFGKDPKTPVTQSDISELIKPYCNYEIAKVTQAQLDDVEFATYIQNEVARNNRWFVCDAESEEDLKKISRKFGNLSFDVLWVGSAGLIEHLPEGLSLNSYNETINLEDKTSNQVLTMSGSLSERTKQQLLELDKIDNIQMIEIDPLLILEETLNPHTLLDRKEEKKDLVIYVDNNESNRKAAIEYANRNGLSKEEIGSKISKGLGQIAKYILRYTSIDGLILTGGDTAKDVCVAMNVMEMELVDEIEAGVPLGRINFNDQKLWTVTKAGGFGNRDTLKNALYYMKGMKHTYDSK; encoded by the coding sequence ATGAGAGAGAGAGTAGGAATAATTGCAGATGATTTCACTGGAGCCAATGACACGGGAGTCCAGCTCGCCAAAAAAGGGTTCCTTACATCTGTAATGGTCAATATAGATAAAATGGAAAGTAAACATCAAAATGATGTAGTGATTATTGATACAAACAGTCGTTCTTTAACAAATAAAGGTGCATATGAAGCAGTCCATCATGCTGCTTCTTTCTATTTGGAGAATCAAGTTAATTTTGTATATAAAAAAATCGATTCAACCCTGAGAGGGAATATTGGATCTGAAATAAGTGCTGTAGACCAAGTGTTGAATCCTGATCTGGTCGTCATTGCACCTGCCTATCCCAAAATGGGTAGGACCACAAAAGATGGAAAACATTACGTAGATGGTGAACTCGTCTCGGATACGGAATTCGGAAAAGACCCGAAAACTCCAGTAACTCAGAGTGATATCTCAGAACTTATTAAACCATACTGTAACTATGAAATTGCGAAGGTAACCCAAGCTCAATTAGACGATGTTGAATTTGCAACGTATATCCAAAATGAAGTTGCTCGAAACAATCGCTGGTTTGTTTGTGATGCGGAAAGTGAAGAGGATTTAAAAAAGATATCTAGGAAATTCGGTAATTTATCGTTTGATGTGCTATGGGTCGGGTCAGCAGGCTTGATTGAACACTTGCCCGAAGGACTGTCATTGAACTCCTATAACGAGACTATTAATCTGGAAGATAAAACAAGTAATCAAGTTCTAACGATGTCTGGGAGTTTGTCTGAAAGAACAAAACAACAACTACTTGAACTAGATAAGATCGATAATATTCAAATGATAGAAATAGATCCACTGCTAATCCTTGAAGAAACACTCAATCCCCATACACTTTTGGATAGGAAAGAGGAGAAGAAGGACCTGGTAATCTATGTTGATAATAATGAATCTAACCGTAAGGCTGCAATAGAGTATGCTAACCGCAATGGACTGTCTAAAGAAGAGATTGGTAGTAAGATTTCAAAAGGACTAGGTCAAATTGCAAAGTATATACTACGTTATACTTCCATTGACGGGTTGATACTGACTGGAGGCGATACAGCTAAAGACGTATGTGTAGCAATGAATGTAATGGAAATGGAACTTGTGGATGAAATCGAAGCAGGAGTTCCATTAGGCAGAATTAATTTTAACGATCAAAAGTTGTGGACGGTGACAAAAGCCGGGGGTTTTGGAAATAGAGATACGTTAAAGAATGCTTTGTATTACATGAAAGGAATGAAACACACTTATGACTCAAAGTAA
- a CDS encoding sodium:alanine symporter family protein has protein sequence MELISWFETWVTNVSNFLWTYLLAILLIAAGIFLTIRLRFFQFRFFGHALSQTIGQIFKKDKHTGTITPFQAFTSALASTAGATNIVGVPVAIALGGPGALFWMWMVALIGMATKYSEIMLGVKYREKNKKGTWVGGPQYYIKKALGWDKMAAAFAFFLMIEAIPSLMVQSNSITTQVEGAFGWPTQITGLIMCGLVAIVVFGGIKRIGKVTDKMVPFMVITYLIGAFIVIFAHIGALPNVFGMIFTHAFTPISAAGGFAGAGIAQALRWGIARGLYSNEAGLGTAPITHAAAQTDHPSRQALWGIFSVFVDTIVICTVSGLAVLVTGTWTEVSADNAPNMIGTAFGTVMGETFGGSFIAIFLFFFVITTVGVLIFFGEKQAEYLFGLKASKFMRIIYIAAIYVGAIGGLQFVWQFLDLLLAFVLLCNIIPLVFLHKEIRAMTDDYINRIYRKKEGKPSIQLFSDQSDKDIS, from the coding sequence GTGGAACTTATTTCTTGGTTCGAAACGTGGGTAACGAATGTATCTAACTTCTTATGGACTTATTTACTTGCCATTCTATTAATTGCCGCAGGTATCTTTTTAACGATCCGACTACGCTTTTTCCAATTCCGTTTTTTCGGACATGCGTTAAGCCAAACGATCGGGCAAATCTTTAAAAAAGACAAGCACACAGGTACGATCACCCCTTTCCAGGCCTTCACATCAGCTCTCGCTTCGACAGCTGGGGCAACGAACATTGTTGGTGTACCGGTCGCCATCGCACTCGGTGGACCTGGAGCCTTGTTCTGGATGTGGATGGTCGCACTGATCGGAATGGCGACCAAATACTCTGAGATCATGCTCGGAGTGAAATATCGGGAAAAGAACAAGAAAGGGACATGGGTCGGTGGTCCGCAGTATTATATTAAGAAAGCACTTGGTTGGGATAAAATGGCGGCAGCCTTCGCTTTCTTCCTCATGATTGAGGCGATCCCAAGTTTGATGGTCCAATCCAATTCCATCACCACACAAGTTGAAGGTGCTTTCGGATGGCCGACACAAATCACCGGCCTCATCATGTGTGGATTAGTCGCAATCGTTGTATTCGGAGGCATCAAACGTATCGGGAAAGTGACCGATAAAATGGTTCCGTTCATGGTCATCACCTACTTGATCGGGGCTTTCATCGTCATTTTCGCTCATATCGGCGCACTGCCAAATGTATTCGGAATGATATTCACACATGCATTCACACCGATTTCTGCTGCAGGAGGATTTGCGGGAGCCGGAATTGCTCAAGCCCTCCGGTGGGGAATAGCACGCGGGCTTTACTCAAATGAAGCCGGTCTCGGAACTGCTCCGATTACACATGCAGCAGCCCAGACAGATCATCCGTCACGACAAGCTTTATGGGGGATTTTCAGTGTTTTCGTCGATACGATCGTCATCTGTACGGTTTCAGGTCTCGCCGTGCTCGTCACCGGAACTTGGACGGAAGTAAGTGCGGATAACGCACCGAACATGATTGGTACTGCCTTTGGAACGGTGATGGGAGAAACGTTCGGCGGAAGCTTTATTGCCATCTTCCTATTCTTCTTCGTCATCACGACGGTCGGTGTCCTGATCTTCTTTGGTGAAAAACAGGCGGAATACTTATTCGGATTGAAAGCATCAAAGTTTATGAGAATCATCTATATCGCAGCGATTTATGTAGGTGCGATCGGCGGCTTGCAGTTCGTCTGGCAGTTTCTTGATCTACTGCTCGCATTCGTCCTGCTCTGTAACATCATCCCGCTCGTCTTCTTGCATAAAGAGATCCGCGCGATGACAGATGACTACATCAATCGGATTTATCGTAAAAAAGAGGGAAAGCCTTCGATCCAGCTATTTTCGGATCAAAGTGACAAGGATATAAGTTAG
- a CDS encoding ketopantoate reductase family protein produces the protein MNIVVVGAGAIGAYFGGRCQEAGQSVQFLVRPKRAEQLRKNGLKLQSPHGDYEFVDLNIAEGLDDIHHVDVVLLAVKGYHLNDELIADLKGLVEKGATVLPLLNGIEHIGQLQRELGEEAVMGGLCFIISTLDENGHVMHTSTQHDLVFGSLHPSQEELSHELEKIFDNANMAGVLSSNILPGLWNKYMMITAFSGVTTAGDLTLGAIRESSRTVKLAEEVLHEMKLLAISKGVDITDDHVQKALDQLNSFPSEATSSMHQDRRKGLQIEADHLLGGALRLAEEENLKLPHIETLYALVKPYELKMR, from the coding sequence ATGAACATTGTCGTAGTTGGTGCTGGAGCAATCGGAGCTTACTTCGGCGGAAGATGCCAGGAAGCAGGGCAATCCGTACAATTTCTCGTGCGTCCGAAAAGAGCTGAACAGCTTCGTAAGAATGGTTTGAAATTGCAAAGTCCGCATGGTGACTATGAATTTGTAGACTTGAACATTGCTGAAGGTTTGGACGATATCCATCACGTCGACGTCGTTTTATTGGCTGTGAAAGGGTACCATTTGAATGATGAATTGATCGCCGATTTGAAAGGATTGGTGGAAAAAGGAGCGACTGTCCTTCCACTCTTGAACGGGATTGAACATATCGGGCAGCTTCAACGCGAATTAGGTGAAGAGGCTGTTATGGGAGGTTTGTGTTTTATCATCTCGACCCTGGATGAGAACGGACATGTCATGCATACGAGTACACAGCATGATCTCGTCTTCGGTTCGCTCCATCCATCGCAGGAAGAACTGAGCCATGAATTGGAGAAGATTTTCGACAATGCGAACATGGCTGGAGTGCTGAGCAGCAACATCCTTCCCGGACTTTGGAACAAGTATATGATGATCACCGCATTTTCCGGTGTAACGACAGCCGGTGACTTGACACTCGGGGCGATCCGAGAATCATCGAGGACGGTGAAGCTGGCTGAAGAGGTTTTACACGAAATGAAACTGCTCGCCATTTCGAAAGGGGTCGACATCACCGACGACCACGTTCAAAAAGCGTTGGACCAGCTGAACAGCTTCCCTTCAGAAGCGACTTCATCCATGCATCAGGATAGACGGAAAGGCCTGCAAATCGAAGCGGACCACCTGCTCGGCGGCGCACTCCGGTTAGCGGAAGAAGAAAACCTGAAGCTGCCACACATCGAAACGCTCTACGCCCTTGTAAAACCGTATGAACTGAAGATGCGATGA
- a CDS encoding cytochrome P450 — translation MLFRDAPDHTRLRKLVNKAFTPRMVDKLRPLIEELADELLNTRQGENEHELIRDFSYYLPVAVIAELIGVPKEDRGYFRKWADAFVTFIDFNTDMKELEAVSDDIKDSGEYFRSLIQKRRAEPQDDLISGLIAVEESGDVLNEDEMVATCLLLMIAGHETTVNLITNGYYTLVKHPEQLKLLQNDLSLIPNAFEEILRYEPPVLMTSRVVSDDLEFYGQYFKKAEEVMLVLGAANRDPRLYDNPHEFDITRKNIKHLSFASGPHFCLGAPLARLEAQIALEKLVTRFKEPLLSEEPQWRHNIVFRGFKALHLKAEVI, via the coding sequence ATGCTGTTTCGCGATGCACCGGATCATACGCGCTTACGCAAGCTCGTCAACAAAGCGTTCACACCACGGATGGTAGACAAGCTGCGTCCGCTGATCGAAGAGCTGGCAGATGAACTGCTCAACACTAGACAAGGAGAAAATGAACATGAGCTGATCCGGGATTTTTCATACTACCTCCCCGTTGCCGTCATAGCTGAACTGATCGGTGTCCCAAAGGAGGATCGCGGCTATTTCAGGAAATGGGCCGATGCCTTTGTCACATTCATCGATTTTAACACCGACATGAAAGAATTGGAGGCTGTCTCTGATGATATCAAGGACTCTGGAGAATACTTCCGCTCCCTCATACAAAAAAGGCGTGCAGAACCACAAGACGATTTGATCAGTGGTCTAATCGCTGTGGAAGAGTCCGGGGATGTGTTGAATGAAGATGAAATGGTGGCCACCTGCCTCCTCCTGATGATCGCGGGTCACGAAACGACCGTGAATTTGATTACGAATGGGTACTACACGCTGGTGAAGCATCCGGAACAGTTAAAGTTATTGCAAAACGACCTTTCGCTCATTCCGAATGCATTCGAAGAGATTTTACGATATGAACCGCCAGTCCTCATGACCTCACGAGTTGTATCAGATGATCTCGAATTTTACGGACAGTATTTTAAAAAAGCAGAAGAGGTTATGCTTGTATTGGGAGCAGCCAACCGCGATCCACGCCTGTATGACAACCCGCACGAGTTCGATATTACACGGAAAAATATCAAGCATCTGTCATTCGCATCAGGACCGCACTTCTGTCTCGGGGCACCGCTCGCAAGGTTGGAAGCACAGATCGCCCTGGAAAAACTCGTGACAAGATTCAAAGAGCCGCTTTTATCTGAAGAGCCCCAGTGGCGGCACAACATCGTCTTCCGCGGGTTCAAAGCCCTTCATCTGAAAGCGGAAGTCATATAG
- the pdxA gene encoding 4-hydroxythreonine-4-phosphate dehydrogenase PdxA yields the protein MTQSKPVIGITMGDAAGVGPEIILKSLQKSQVYDLCNPLVIGDAKVLEKAKDVLGSQQKIKSVQSVNDCTYEFGVVSCMNLDLIPDNLPFGQVSAEAGHAAFEFLSKAITLANEGKIDGICTAPLNKEALHLGGHKYPGHTEILAELTGTKDYAMMLSAPTLKVIHVTTHIGLIDAVKQINPERVYQVIKMAHDTLKKAGIEEPKIAVCGINPHAGESGLFGYGEEEAQVVPGIEKAHSEGINAQGPLPADTLFFRAVRGDFDIVVAMYHDQGHGPIKVLGLDAGVNITVGLPIIRTSVDHGTAFDIAGKGIADEKSLTEALRQAVELAPTKSV from the coding sequence ATGACTCAAAGTAAACCAGTTATTGGGATAACGATGGGTGATGCTGCGGGAGTTGGGCCTGAGATTATTTTGAAAAGCCTGCAGAAATCACAAGTTTACGATTTATGTAACCCATTGGTTATTGGAGATGCAAAAGTTTTGGAAAAAGCAAAAGACGTACTAGGCAGCCAGCAAAAAATTAAAAGTGTCCAATCAGTCAATGATTGCACCTATGAGTTTGGCGTTGTTTCGTGTATGAATCTCGACCTTATACCAGATAACTTACCATTTGGACAAGTCTCCGCAGAAGCCGGCCATGCAGCGTTTGAATTTCTCTCAAAAGCGATCACGCTTGCAAACGAAGGGAAAATCGATGGCATCTGTACGGCTCCTTTAAATAAAGAAGCACTTCATTTAGGTGGACATAAGTATCCTGGACATACTGAAATCTTAGCGGAATTAACAGGAACAAAGGATTATGCAATGATGCTATCCGCACCGACGTTAAAGGTTATTCATGTGACGACTCACATTGGACTGATTGATGCTGTGAAACAAATTAATCCAGAACGGGTTTACCAAGTTATCAAAATGGCTCATGATACATTGAAAAAAGCTGGTATTGAAGAACCGAAAATTGCGGTATGTGGGATCAATCCTCACGCAGGAGAAAGTGGTTTATTTGGATATGGAGAAGAGGAAGCACAAGTTGTCCCAGGTATAGAAAAAGCTCATTCAGAGGGTATCAATGCTCAAGGTCCACTACCTGCAGACACTCTATTTTTCAGAGCAGTCCGTGGAGATTTTGATATTGTTGTCGCTATGTATCATGATCAAGGTCATGGACCGATCAAGGTGCTCGGGTTAGATGCAGGTGTCAATATAACCGTTGGACTTCCGATCATTCGGACTAGTGTAGATCATGGTACCGCATTCGATATCGCTGGCAAAGGGATCGCTGATGAGAAAAGTCTGACAGAAGCTTTGAGGCAAGCTGTTGAATTAGCTCCGACAAAATCTGTTTAA
- a CDS encoding sigma-54-dependent transcriptional regulator, with amino-acid sequence MAIKTMFIAPYPSMVPLVEECKTEYPELDIQIEVGNLEEGAEIARWAEKNGYDVIISRGGTAQLIKSFVSISVIDVHLSGYDMLRTLTLANDFQGKKALVGFPNITIGAQSIIDLLELPIHVYSIQSAIDVDPLVYKLKKDGFEVVLGDVVTVDAAQKNDLEGILIQSGREAIYEAFSNAYSEYEFHQRNQTLIKLLSKIFKSKKQDILILNSKGDQIYENWSSVQRVPLSNKELKKFRDDIEQDGYATQTVSFKNKQVEVSGELCNFASQSFTIMYFTVKEFSEHHKWLKVKNRIPKPVIIAESPMMKKITSQIRKSISKQRVYVLYGEKGTGKGLMAEFIHYEQNRTGNLLTIDMQNCEWEQLKETFNIKSSTVNLTNIEHLDTNRIDQLREFIHNLLEHSITVILTSKVQVPDLIDDSLENDTVELALPSLKQRKEDIKGLAAYFVAQFHQNLGTHPVKIREKAIEELIDTDWNENVSELKRFIKSLVLGEKGYVIESNHVKNALQIRRETSPKNNLLLQGTLEEIEQRVIQKILEEEGFNQSKAAKRLGINRSTLWRKLKK; translated from the coding sequence ATGGCTATAAAGACAATGTTTATTGCACCATACCCATCCATGGTTCCACTTGTAGAAGAATGTAAAACTGAATATCCAGAATTGGATATCCAGATAGAGGTTGGAAACTTGGAAGAAGGTGCTGAAATTGCAAGGTGGGCTGAGAAGAATGGATACGATGTCATTATCAGCCGAGGTGGCACGGCACAATTGATAAAGTCGTTTGTGTCGATTAGTGTGATTGACGTCCATTTATCAGGTTATGACATGCTGCGTACACTTACATTAGCTAATGATTTTCAAGGGAAAAAAGCATTGGTTGGTTTTCCTAATATTACAATAGGTGCTCAATCTATTATAGATTTATTGGAATTACCTATACATGTTTACTCGATACAATCAGCTATTGACGTTGATCCACTTGTTTACAAACTGAAGAAAGATGGTTTTGAGGTTGTTCTAGGCGATGTTGTTACGGTAGATGCAGCTCAAAAAAATGACCTTGAAGGTATCTTAATACAATCAGGCAGAGAAGCGATTTATGAGGCGTTCAGTAACGCCTACTCAGAATACGAATTTCACCAACGTAACCAGACTCTTATTAAGTTATTGTCAAAAATATTTAAATCGAAAAAACAAGATATACTTATTTTGAATTCAAAAGGTGATCAGATATATGAAAATTGGAGTAGTGTTCAAAGGGTACCACTATCCAACAAAGAATTAAAAAAATTCAGGGATGATATTGAGCAAGATGGATATGCAACCCAAACAGTAAGTTTCAAAAATAAGCAGGTTGAAGTAAGTGGGGAACTTTGTAATTTCGCTTCTCAGTCATTTACAATCATGTATTTTACCGTAAAGGAATTTTCTGAACATCATAAATGGTTAAAAGTAAAGAATCGTATACCAAAACCAGTCATTATTGCAGAAAGTCCTATGATGAAAAAAATAACAAGCCAGATACGAAAGTCCATCTCCAAACAACGGGTTTATGTACTATACGGAGAAAAAGGGACAGGGAAAGGACTTATGGCAGAGTTTATCCATTATGAACAAAATAGAACGGGGAACTTATTAACGATAGATATGCAGAACTGTGAATGGGAACAGTTGAAAGAAACATTCAACATAAAGAGTTCAACTGTTAATCTGACCAACATTGAACATCTAGATACCAATCGAATAGATCAATTAAGAGAGTTTATCCATAATTTATTGGAACATTCAATTACGGTGATTCTTACAAGTAAGGTACAGGTGCCAGACTTGATCGACGATTCTTTAGAGAACGATACAGTAGAATTAGCACTCCCTTCGCTAAAACAACGTAAAGAAGATATTAAAGGTTTAGCAGCCTATTTTGTTGCGCAATTTCATCAAAATTTAGGTACTCATCCTGTCAAAATAAGAGAAAAAGCAATTGAAGAATTGATTGACACGGATTGGAATGAAAATGTTTCCGAATTGAAACGCTTTATAAAATCCCTTGTACTAGGGGAGAAAGGATATGTCATCGAATCTAACCATGTTAAAAATGCACTGCAGATCCGTAGGGAAACATCTCCAAAGAATAATCTCCTATTACAGGGAACATTAGAAGAAATCGAACAACGAGTCATTCAAAAGATACTCGAAGAAGAAGGGTTTAATCAATCGAAAGCAGCAAAACGATTAGGAATTAATCGTTCGACTCTTTGGCGCAAATTAAAAAAATAA
- a CDS encoding DEAD/DEAH box helicase, which translates to MESLHITKPFLQKAWEKSSFEQPTAIQTEAIPVILQGEDVIAESPTGTGKTLAYLLPILEKIDPAKKDPQTLIMASSRELVMQIFEEVQKWAEGSGITGASLIGGANVKRQIEKLKKKSPQVILGTPGRVEELIKMKKLKMHEVKTIVLDEGDQLLVPEHLKTIESIIKSTLADRQVLLFSATLPEKTEEVGRGFMDDPQLIKVNRATQKNGKVDHYYIVTERREKAKALEKIGRLKDMKGLAFGKDIGDLSVMADKLDYNRIPVGLLHSELKKNERQYALQQFRDGRTNLLLATDVAARGLDITGLTHVIQVDVAEDEKQYLHRSGRTGRAGASGTVISIVTPGEERTLKSLARKLDLQLKEKTLYAGELVDAK; encoded by the coding sequence ATGGAATCATTACATATAACGAAGCCTTTTCTACAAAAAGCCTGGGAAAAATCAAGCTTTGAACAACCGACAGCAATCCAGACGGAAGCGATCCCGGTGATTTTACAAGGGGAGGATGTGATTGCGGAATCTCCGACTGGGACGGGAAAAACGCTTGCTTATCTGCTGCCGATTTTAGAGAAGATCGATCCAGCAAAAAAAGACCCGCAAACCTTGATCATGGCGTCCTCTCGTGAACTCGTCATGCAGATTTTTGAGGAAGTGCAGAAATGGGCTGAAGGAAGCGGGATAACTGGAGCCTCTCTGATTGGCGGTGCGAACGTGAAAAGACAGATCGAAAAACTGAAAAAGAAAAGTCCGCAGGTCATTTTGGGGACACCTGGCCGTGTTGAAGAATTGATTAAGATGAAAAAGTTGAAAATGCATGAAGTGAAGACGATCGTTCTCGATGAAGGCGATCAGCTGCTTGTACCAGAGCATTTGAAAACGATCGAGTCGATCATCAAGTCGACATTGGCGGATCGTCAGGTGCTGCTGTTTTCTGCGACCTTACCTGAAAAAACGGAAGAGGTCGGCCGTGGATTCATGGATGATCCTCAGCTTATCAAAGTGAACCGTGCCACTCAGAAGAACGGGAAAGTAGACCACTATTATATCGTGACGGAACGGCGGGAAAAAGCGAAAGCTCTAGAGAAAATCGGACGCTTGAAGGACATGAAGGGACTCGCATTCGGAAAAGACATTGGCGATCTGTCTGTGATGGCAGATAAACTGGATTATAATCGGATCCCGGTTGGTCTTTTGCATAGTGAATTGAAGAAAAATGAGCGTCAGTATGCTTTGCAGCAATTCCGAGATGGAAGGACGAACTTGCTGCTGGCGACGGATGTAGCAGCTCGTGGCCTTGATATCACAGGGCTTACACATGTCATCCAGGTAGATGTCGCAGAAGACGAAAAGCAATATCTCCATCGTTCTGGACGTACCGGAAGAGCAGGCGCGAGCGGAACCGTCATTTCAATCGTAACACCAGGCGAAGAGCGTACGTTGAAGAGTCTTGCGCGGAAACTCGACCTTCAGCTCAAGGAGAAAACGTTGTATGCTGGTGAACTGGTCGACGCAAAGTAA
- a CDS encoding 2-keto-3-deoxygluconate permease produces the protein MKIKATLERIPGGMMVVPLLLAATLNTLAPDLLRIGNFTQDLFVDGAGTLIALFLLCTGAQINVKTFGVSLAKGGALLGTKWVVGAIFGLIAYMFAGDNGLWLGLAPIAVIAAMTNSNGGLYVALVGQYGKEEDRAAYSLLALNDGPFLTMVALSIFGAMGFVDGMFSFQSFLAVLLPILVGMVLGNLDEDMRSFLDKGSAMLIPFFAFALGMGIDFAAIIEGGLTGVVLGLLTVFVTGTAGYFIFKALKWNPIVGASEGSTAGNAVATPAAIAAASSTFAPVAELATVQVAASTVTTAILLPLYIGFLVKRMEKKGYRFEKGEIKSAS, from the coding sequence ATGAAGATTAAAGCAACGCTTGAACGTATTCCTGGTGGGATGATGGTAGTCCCACTGTTGCTTGCTGCAACACTAAATACATTAGCGCCTGATCTCCTTAGGATCGGTAACTTCACACAAGATTTATTTGTAGACGGTGCAGGTACCTTGATTGCATTATTCCTGCTTTGTACAGGGGCACAAATCAACGTCAAGACATTTGGAGTTTCTCTTGCAAAGGGAGGGGCTTTACTGGGAACGAAGTGGGTTGTCGGTGCAATCTTCGGCTTAATCGCTTATATGTTTGCAGGTGATAATGGTCTATGGCTAGGATTAGCTCCAATTGCAGTAATCGCTGCGATGACAAATAGTAATGGTGGCTTATATGTGGCACTTGTCGGGCAATATGGGAAAGAAGAAGACCGTGCAGCCTATTCATTACTTGCATTGAATGACGGACCTTTTTTAACAATGGTAGCATTGTCGATCTTCGGAGCAATGGGATTCGTAGATGGAATGTTTTCATTCCAATCCTTTTTAGCAGTATTACTCCCTATCCTTGTGGGTATGGTTTTAGGTAATCTGGATGAAGATATGCGTTCCTTCTTGGATAAAGGTAGTGCAATGTTGATTCCATTCTTTGCATTTGCGCTTGGTATGGGTATCGATTTTGCAGCAATCATTGAAGGTGGTTTAACTGGAGTGGTCCTTGGTCTCCTGACTGTATTTGTTACAGGTACTGCAGGTTACTTTATCTTTAAAGCATTAAAATGGAATCCGATTGTTGGTGCTTCAGAAGGTTCAACTGCAGGGAACGCTGTGGCAACCCCAGCAGCCATTGCGGCGGCTAGTTCAACTTTCGCTCCAGTCGCAGAACTTGCTACAGTTCAGGTTGCAGCATCGACTGTTACAACCGCAATATTATTACCACTATATATTGGATTTCTTGTTAAACGTATGGAGAAAAAAGGCTATCGATTTGAAAAAGGAGAAATAAAGTCAGCAAGTTAG
- a CDS encoding YwbE family protein — translation MDGQNRANIQPGVEVDIVLKKDQRTGKLTRGVVRDILTNSSFHPHGIKVRLQDGQVGRVKEVFNKES, via the coding sequence ATGGATGGACAAAATCGCGCCAACATACAGCCAGGTGTCGAGGTCGACATCGTATTGAAAAAAGATCAAAGAACTGGGAAGTTGACCCGGGGTGTCGTGAGGGATATCCTGACGAATTCCAGTTTTCACCCGCACGGCATCAAAGTTCGCCTTCAAGATGGACAAGTCGGCCGCGTAAAAGAAGTTTTCAATAAGGAAAGCTGA